The Canis lupus familiaris isolate Mischka breed German Shepherd chromosome 1, alternate assembly UU_Cfam_GSD_1.0, whole genome shotgun sequence DNA window cggccccaggatcatgacctgagccgatggtagatgcttaactgactgagccactcaggtgccctaagactcttgatttcagcgcaggtcttgatttcagggtcatgggattgagccctgtgtccgaCTCCgtgctggacgtggagcctgcctgggattgTCTCTCCCGctcaccctcccctccctgctcacaaGCACCTGCTcatgccccctctctctcaaaagaaaacaaaaacaaaaaacaaatgtggtTAGATGTTCCCGTTTGGGAAATATTGGTAAAGGGGATATTGagagtatttgtatttttgcaacttttctgtaagtctgaaataatttcaaaatttaaaattgaagaaaaaactAATCTATGCTGATTAACGTTCAGAATAGCGATCACCTAGGGGTATGAGGAGCCATCTGGTGCTGATAACATTCTATTTCCTGCTCCAGGTGGTGGCTTTGCACTGGGCCAATGCCAGGGCCCCGTTCTCAGAGATTCTGGTGTTTGTTCTGGAATGGGGCCCAGATGCAGCAGTTTTAAAACTTCCCCATATAATGTGCACCAAAGTTGAGAACCCCTAGGGCATGAAGCATGATccaagttgtttttaaaaagtgggtaaTATAGTAACACATCTCTATCAAGACAATTACTCAATTGTGCATGCAGAGAACATTCTAAAATGCCATCCAAGAGACAGAGCACCAGAGTAGGGATGAAGACGGGGGTGTGAATGCCTGGGGTTCACCTCCTGCCCCTCTGTACTGTTTGAATTTTTATCACAAGTGGTTCTTACTTTGATCCTACTAGTCTTTAAGAACCATGTTAAAAAATAAGCTCTCTCTCCTTGCAGAAACAAATGGCTCCAAGGTGGAGAGGGGAAAGGTGGGAAAATACAAGATGATCTTGGAGCACCCTCTTGGGCCAAAAACTAAGGAAGTGCTCACGAAATGACAGGGCCACACAAAGAAACACAGGACCTGACCTCAGGAGGTTCCAGTGGCCCAAACGGGGGCAAGGTGAGCAGTGGCATAAATAGTATCAGATAATCACCCGCAGGATAAAATAATCACCCATGAGTCCACACTGGTATAAATCACTAACAAACTACAGAAATGGGACGGAAGGGACTCTTCCTCATGAGAGGATTCTAATGAATAAATCTAGGAGGAATGAGGGAAATAGCAACTCCCCATTAGAACACCACAGTAATCATTGTTGCTGGCAAGACCCACTGGGGGATTCCAAAATCAGTAGGTGAAAGTTTGAGGAGAGACAGGAGATTTGCATGGCCGGAAAGTATCTCCCTGAAGATACTTACTAATTAGTTAGAAAGGGAAATACAACTTTACAGCGGAGGAACCCAGCAGACACCTCCTTAACCAGGCGATTCAGGGAAACACCTCCAGGAATGAGACACATGGATGGGAGGAACCCCCCACCCAATGCACCGAGGAGAATACAACATCACTTCTGTGACTGTCTTGCGCAAAGTGCATAACCCGAATCTCAGCAAAAGGACAGACAAGCCCAGACCAAGGGGCATTCTGCAAAACAACTGGCCAGGAGTCTTCCAAATGTGAAggatgaaagacaaggaaagactcGGAAGACACAAGAACTAAACTGAGCGTGGGATCCGGGAACAGAAAGCGGTCGTCAGTGAGAGGTTTGGTGGAAGGTGAATCGAGTCTGGAGTTCAGGTTGCAGCGATAATAAGAAGCTCTCTGTCTTTGGATCCATCCTGTACACCTGGgcacacccccaacccctgccactTGGTGAACCTGGGACTGAACAAGTGTTTGACTgcctgagcctctgtttccacatctgtacaATGGCCCTGCTACTAGGGCTACCTAAGCTCTAAGGTTGAGAGGTGGTGACAGCAGCTATAGGAACACATGGCACGCAGGCTGGTATTAGAGGCAGTAAAAACGAAGAGGCAAGAAGCCAAAGGCACCCTTCCCCATGCTGCTCACAGCAGACCCGGTGATGATGTGAACAGGGCCTCGAGGGTTGGTGTACGGCGTCTCTCGGCTGCCGTTAAATAcctggagaagggaagaagggggaggcGCAAGTCACACCAGGCCACACTTGGGGGATCCAGGGATCCACCTACACCAGCTGAGGGGCCCTCGGACCTCCTGAGCCTCACCTGGTAGTTGTAAATGGGCCACAGCCGTTCGTATGAGTGCTCGTGAGCCCACAGCTGCAGGTCGACCCCTGAGACATAACAAGTTGGGGTCAAGGCGTTTGGTCCTGGAGAGATGgaaggggctggggcctggggccaggaGTCCCCCGGGTCACTCACCGTATTTGTAGAAAAGATCCTCCAAGCCGTAGAACTTGCCACGGAGGCCTTTGCGAACCTAGACAGGGTGAGCAAGGAGGTGAATGGGGTGAATGGTGGTGCAGGCCGGCCCCCCGCCTGGCTCTCAGCACCCCGACCCAGGGAGGGGTCCTCACCTTGCTTTCATGCCACGTACAGTCATCCAGGTCAGCATTGGAACAGTACATGGGCCGGTGGCCCATGGTAATGATCCATGGCCGCGCTGCCCGATTCTTATTGGCTTTCTAGAGAGAAGGGCCCAGagtgaggggcaggggtggggcgagGGAGGAAAGGGTAGAGGCTGGTCAAGGGATGATGGGGAACCTCCCCCCAGGTTACCTGGAGGTCGCTCTCCAGCCAGTGGAACTGTCTCTCTACCAGGTGGCGGCCGTAGTGGAGGAAGAAGTATACCTCGGTGGAGAAGGAGATGATGTGTGCAGGGCCCAGATCCCAGCTGGAGGGGTCAAAGGGCATGATTCAGAGGTGGGGTCTCCTCAGCATCTCCCACCCCCCAGTCCCCCCAACCCCGGTCCCCCAGATTACCTGTACCACAGGCCTTCGGTGTTCCCTGGCATGGTGAAGCGGGCCTTGTAGTTAGAGAAGTTGCTggataaaaggaagtaaaagggtggggagagggtctgGGGTCCCAGAGCCCACCCCTATCTCCCCACTGTCAGGCCAGGTctggctcccagcccagccctcatctcctctcctctcctcttgttACCACTAAGGTGCTGCTGCAGCATGAGATACTAAGGTAAGATGCTAAGTAAGGGAGGCATGTCTGTTTGCATCCATCAGACCCTCACCCACCCCGAAGCCCCGGGCCCTCACTAGCGTTCTTCGTGATTCCCAGGGCACGTCATGTATGGCAGGCTGGCGGCCACAGGTTCGATGAGCCGCATGAACTTGTCCCCGACACGAGCGTTGTCCTGATCCATGTTATAGGCAAAGtctcctggggggcagggggaccgAGGAGAGAGTGAGGACCCAGACCCGGCCCTCCCTTCCCCAGAACGGAGAGCCCTGGTTGCTCAGCTGTGCAACCCCCTGGCCTTGAGCCATCCTGGTTCTctgatccctacctcacacccaCCCACATGTGCACTTGGAGCTGTTTCCTGAACCTCTGGCCCCTGAGACCCTCCCTCCCCCGCACCCTGCAAGACCTCGCTGGTCTCCTGTGCTCCTATCTGGAGCACTGGCCCCCATCTCTGCCCGCCCTCTTGTCCCCTCCCAGGACAGCGCTGACACGATCTGGTACTGGTTTTGTACCAGGCACAGTTCCAAATGCTTTACATACTTGATCACCTGAACCTTCAAAACACCCTGTGAGGTGGATGGTATTATCGCTCCatttcagatggagaaactgaggcccagaggggttaaGTGCTCATGCAAGATCACACGGCTGGTTAGTAAAGATCCAGGAATCAGGCCCTGGGAGTCGATTCCAGTCTGTGGCTGTGAACCCAATCAGCCCCAATCTCCATCTCCCATGTGTGTCCTTGTCCCCTGAAGCCGCAGCAGCAATGATAATGACAAGGAGCACGTGGCACTTACAGCATGCCAGGCAATGTCACCTATGTAGTCATCACGACAGTCCCGTGATTTCTGGACCAGCCTTAGCTCTCATCATAATAACACAGAGGACAAAACCAAGGCACATGGCTCTACGtgctggagctgggatttgaacctgggcagTCTGGTTAACCACAGACACCACGTCCCGGGCCGGCCTCATCACCTGTCCCCTTTAGAACCACACTCACCCCAGCACAGTGCCCTAGAGAGCCCCGGGATCGCCTCCTCCCCCccaagccccaccccccacctccggGCGCACCCATGCCGATGCCTCACCCACATGGAGAACAGCATCGTACATGCCCTGCTGGGTGTCCCTGCGCAGCCGGGGTAAGGCCTTCGGGTTGTCGGCCCCCAGGTCCCCAAACACAGCCAGACGGGGGCTCCAGTGGGGACCGTTCTTCAGGGCTCTGAAGCGGAACCGACGGCTCCAGCCCCGAGAACTGCCACAGCGGTAAACTGAGGGCAAGGGGGAGGTCACAGTCAGCTAGGCGTGCCCCCCAGGCTGCCTCCTCTGCACAGCCCCCACAATCCATCTTCACTTGGTGGGGAGAGGAAGTGGGGATTGAGGGGTTCTGACCCATGCCCTTCAGTCCACCGCACCCCAGACCCCAGCACCTCCCATTTCCATCCCGGAGTCTCATGCAAGAGGCTCCAGATGAGCAGAGCTGTTCCCAGCCCAGCCTGAGCCCCCTGCCCGCGGTGGCTTCCCGCTGACACCACACTCCTCTTCCTGCACCCCCTCAACACCTGGGCCTGGGGTCCCTCTCACCGTACTGGACCCCGGGCAGCAGTCCCCGC harbors:
- the ACP7 gene encoding acid phosphatase type 7, with protein sequence MRPLCPCRSCCCLLLFLSLGVQGAPEAAPEQVHLSYPDEPGSMTVTWTTWVPTRSEVQFGLQLTGPLPLRAQGTFSPFVDGGVLRRKFYIHRVTLRGLLPGVQYVYRCGSSRGWSRRFRFRALKNGPHWSPRLAVFGDLGADNPKALPRLRRDTQQGMYDAVLHVGDFAYNMDQDNARVGDKFMRLIEPVAASLPYMTCPGNHEERYNFSNYKARFTMPGNTEGLWYSWDLGPAHIISFSTEVYFFLHYGRHLVERQFHWLESDLQKANKNRAARPWIITMGHRPMYCSNADLDDCTWHESKVRKGLRGKFYGLEDLFYKYGVDLQLWAHEHSYERLWPIYNYQVFNGSRETPYTNPRGPVHIITGSAGCEERLTPFSLFPRPWSAVRVKEYGYTRLHILNGTHVHIQQVSDDQDGKIVDDVWVVRPLLGRMMYL